In Melospiza melodia melodia isolate bMelMel2 chromosome 20, bMelMel2.pri, whole genome shotgun sequence, a single genomic region encodes these proteins:
- the RILPL2 gene encoding RILP-like protein 2 isoform X1, with protein sequence MERGRDGEEELEEEDEDEEEEEEDGGPESALEKSPFQLTAADVYDISSVVGRDLLQLRAGPQLPAARARLQFRIVRVLEMLEALVSESSVTEEQLRRERDSLRRELEQLRAAARGSDPQPSLGPDQMVIDLTDPNRPRFTLQELRDVLQERNQLKAQLLVVQEELQCYKRVERGTGSCLAGELGTSLPSVARPRVSLGGCAGVGSSHRKGTKQKNWKKQPVAAVLAPERTVKRRQSSNGCFLLNMENEHPQGLCCW encoded by the exons ATGGAGCGGGGCCGGGACggggaggaggagctggaggaggaggatgaggatgaggaggaggaggaggaggatggcggCCCGGAGAGCGCTCTGGAGAAGAGCCCGTTCCAGCTGACGGCCGCGGATGTGTACGACATCTCCTCCGTGGTGGGCCGGGACCTGCTGCAGCTCCGCGCTGGGCCGCAGCTGCCCGCCGCCCGCGCCCGGCTGCAGTTCAGGATCGTCCGGGTGCTGGAGATGCTGGAGGCGCTGGTGAGCGAGAGCAGCGTGACCGAGGAGCAGCTGCGGCGGGAGCGGGACAGCCTCCGGCGGGAGCTCGAGCAGCTGCGGGCGGCGGCCCGAGGGAGCGACCCGCAG CCCAGCCTTGGACCAGATCAAATGGTGATAGACCTCACAGACCCCAACCGGCCCCGGTTCACGTTACAGGAGCTCCGGGATGTATTGCAAGAGAGGAACCAGCTGAAAGCTCAGCTTCTGGTGGTGCAAGAGGAGCTACAGTGCTATAAGAG GGTGGAAAGAGGAACAGGCAGCTGCCTTGCAGGGGAGCTGGGAACCTCCCTCCCATCTGTTGCCAGGCCTCGTGTGAGCCTGGGTGGCTGCGCTGGAG TGGGATCATCTCACAGAAAAGGGACCAAACAGAAGAACTGGAAAAAGCAGCCagtggcagcagtgctggcaccagaaaggacagtgaagagaAGACAATCATCAAACGGTT gTTTTCTTTTAAACATGGAAAATGAGCATCCTCAAGGACTTTGCTGCTGGTGA
- the SNRNP35 gene encoding U11/U12 small nuclear ribonucleoprotein 35 kDa protein has product MADWAPIAKEYDPLKAGSIDGTDEEPHDRAIWRAMLARYVPNKGVTGDPHLTLFVARLNLQTTEEKLKEVFSRYGDIRKIRLVRDLVTGFSKGYAFIEYKEERALLKAHRDANRLVIDQHEIFVDFELERTLKGWIPRRLGGGFGGKKESGQLRFGGRDRPFRKPINLPNVKNDFYGEGSSEKRNWSREGTRDWRTRDRDHERSRDKRWPERERSWAWGDSERDRDSKEERNRGRERKDRDRKDRDRDRSRDRDTKKQRDDDKHR; this is encoded by the coding sequence ATGGCTGACTGGGCCCCCATAGCGAAGGAGTACGATCCCCTCAAGGCTGGCAGCATCGATGGCACGGACGAGGAGCCCCACGACCGGGCCATATGGCGGGCCATGCTGGCACGGTACGTACCCAACAAGGGTGTCACGGGAGATCCTCACCTCACCCTCTTCGTGGCGAGGCTCAACCTTCAGACCACAGAAGAGAAGTTAAAGGAGGTTTTTTCCCGCTATGGAGACATCAGGAAGATCCGTCTGGTTCGAGACCTGGTCACGGGATTTTCCAAGGGTTATGCGTTTATTGAGTACAAAGAGGAGCGCGCGCTGCTGAAGGCCCACAGAGATGCCAACAGGCTGGTCATCGACCAACATGAGATCTTTGTGGACTTTGAACTGGAAAGAACTCTCAAAGGATGGATTCCCCGGAGGCTTGGGGGTGGGTTTGGAGGCAAGAAAGAATCCGGGCAGCTGCGCTTCGGAGGACGGGACAGACCTTTCCGAAAGCCCATCAATTTGCCAAACGTGAAAAATGATTTCTATGGAGAAGGATCATCAGAGAAAAGAAACTGGTCTCGTGAGGGAACAAGGGACTGGAGAACCAGGGACCGGGACCACGAGAGGAGCAGGGACAAACGCTGGCCAGAAAGGGAGAGGTCCTGGGCTTGGGGTGACAGCGAGAGAGACAGAGACTCCAAAGAGGAGAGGAACAgggggagggagaggaaggaCAGAGACAGGAAGGACAGGGATAGGGACCGGAGCAGGGACAGAGATACCAAGAAGCAGAGAGATGATGATAAGCATCGATAG
- the RILPL2 gene encoding RILP-like protein 2 isoform X2 — translation MERGRDGEEELEEEDEDEEEEEEDGGPESALEKSPFQLTAADVYDISSVVGRDLLQLRAGPQLPAARARLQFRIVRVLEMLEALVSESSVTEEQLRRERDSLRRELEQLRAAARGSDPQPSLGPDQMVIDLTDPNRPRFTLQELRDVLQERNQLKAQLLVVQEELQCYKSGIISQKRDQTEELEKAASGSSAGTRKDSEEKTIIKRLFSFKHGK, via the exons ATGGAGCGGGGCCGGGACggggaggaggagctggaggaggaggatgaggatgaggaggaggaggaggaggatggcggCCCGGAGAGCGCTCTGGAGAAGAGCCCGTTCCAGCTGACGGCCGCGGATGTGTACGACATCTCCTCCGTGGTGGGCCGGGACCTGCTGCAGCTCCGCGCTGGGCCGCAGCTGCCCGCCGCCCGCGCCCGGCTGCAGTTCAGGATCGTCCGGGTGCTGGAGATGCTGGAGGCGCTGGTGAGCGAGAGCAGCGTGACCGAGGAGCAGCTGCGGCGGGAGCGGGACAGCCTCCGGCGGGAGCTCGAGCAGCTGCGGGCGGCGGCCCGAGGGAGCGACCCGCAG CCCAGCCTTGGACCAGATCAAATGGTGATAGACCTCACAGACCCCAACCGGCCCCGGTTCACGTTACAGGAGCTCCGGGATGTATTGCAAGAGAGGAACCAGCTGAAAGCTCAGCTTCTGGTGGTGCAAGAGGAGCTACAGTGCTATAAGAG TGGGATCATCTCACAGAAAAGGGACCAAACAGAAGAACTGGAAAAAGCAGCCagtggcagcagtgctggcaccagaaaggacagtgaagagaAGACAATCATCAAACGGTT gTTTTCTTTTAAACATGGAAAATGA